TATCGTCCTGCATGTTCACTTGTTACTTCAATTCCGATATCACTCGCTTCGATAAGATTCTTCTCGATCGTTAAGTCTTTTCCACCATCGACATAGATACCTGCTGCGTTGTATTCCTTCCCATAAGCAGGATTTCCGTAGCTCGACGTCCGGTAGACCTGGTTTTCCGATACGATTCCCTCTCGGACATAATCGTCTTTTTTTGAACGAGCGATCCCTTCATATCCAATCAAATCAATGCCGATATTATCGTTATCCCGTAAGACGTTCTTCGTCACTCGGAAATCTTTGACGTTCCCGTTTAAGACAAGGGCTTCGCTCGCTCCAAGGCGGTTCTGTTCGACTAGATTGCCGGTGACAGTTAAGTGACGAATCGCTCCCGTTCCATACACAGCAATCCCATGCGCATTTCCGTCTGTTGCTAACGTCTTGATGCGACGAACTGTATTGTTCTTCAACGTGATATGCGACCCTGATCCTGTGACTAAAATACCAATTGGTGTTGCGTCCGCTCGTTTGGATTGAACGGCTTCAATCGTTAGACCTTGAACGGTCACGTATTGCCGATCCTTGATTTTTATGATCGGTAAGACATCATCTCGATCTTTGATTTTTTCTCCACTTAAGACGACTCGTTCGTCTTGATAGTTTCGGAAAGTGATCGGTTGCTGTTTTGTTCCACTAGATCTAACGCTCATCGCTTCTCGATACGTTCCTTTTCGCAAGTAGACGGTCGTTCCGGCAGTCGCTTTTTTTGTCGCCTGTCGAACCGTTTTAAACGGATGCTTCAGCGTTCCCGCATTGTCGTCACTCCCGCTTGGTGCGACATATAACGATTTCGCCGTAGATTCAGCCTCATCCCCCGTCGATGTACAACCGACGAGTAAGACGGTCGCTACTAACCATTTCCCTTTCATGATTTCCTCCTTTATTTAGAGAGAACAATATTGGTACAATCTAGGTATCATTTCTAATTTTTTGAATATTTTATTTTTTATCCCGATTCACTATGACTATGGAAAAGAGGAATACGTCATGAAATATGCGCTTTTATTCACCCTTCCCTTGTTGCTTGCTGGTTGTGCTACAGAAGCAACCGTCCTTCCAAAAGAAACCGTCATGATCAAGAAGCCTTCCTTTTCAATCACACCCTCTACCGTAAAGGAAGAGTCGCTCCAACAACAGACCTTTTACTTTTCTGGCACACTCGATCGTCCACTTCAGCTCAAAGCGGTCCAATTTGACGATACAGAACCACCTGAGGTGCTGATCGACAAATCGATTCCTGCCGGTACATACGATCGCACGCCGTTCCAGTTGACGTATGATTTGAACCTGCTCAACGATTCTCATACCTTCACCTATTCGCTGGATGCGAACAATGGCATTCTTGAGACGAAAACGGCGTACACCTTACCTCAAAATGTCCAGACTGACAGCGGTCAATTCAATGATCAGCAACAGACGAATGTTTCATTCTATCCCTTACTCCTGAAACGCTATACGACCGGAGAAACGATCATCGGTCGTTCGATTGATGCTTTACGATCACCACGTCTTAAAGTAGGAAAAGACGAAGGAGCAATTTTGATTTATTTGACGAAAACAAAATAAGGAAAGCGGCGTATTAAAGCAAGATACGCCGCTTTTTAGTCCACCAAGACGTGCGACATGTCGGCTTCTAATTGAATCAGTGCTTCTCCGTCCTTATATTCAACGATCGTCAAACTCGTTCCATGAATGAATGGTGGATCCCATAACGTCGCGAACGGTTTTTGATGAAGATGCGTCAGCAAAATATTCAAGAAGATGCCATGCGTCACGATCATGATGTTCTCGTCTTCCTCATGATCAGCCAGTCGTTCCAAAAATGATAGGATCCGCTCGCGGACCTCGTCAAACGATTCTCCGGATTCCGGTATGTATTCGTGTGGTGTTTGCCAAAATGTCGCATGGGCAAGCGGATGCGCCACTTCAATTTCCGCCGCCGTTCGTCCTTCCCAGGTCCCCATGTGCATTTCTCGCAAACGTTCATCGACGGTGACTGGAATCGACGGATCAAGATTCATCATCCGAACCGTTTCTTGGACGCGACCAATCGGACTGATATAGAGATGGTCCAGTGGAATGTCACGTAAGCGATGACCGAGGTCTCGCGCATTTTGTCTACCTTTTTCTGTTAAGGAAGAGTCTTCCCAGCCTTGCATCCGTTTTTCTAAGTTCCATTCCGTCTCGCCATGACGCGTAATATAGAGTGTTGGCATCTGGATCATCCTCTCGATTTTTGTTTCTTTAAAAAGTGTATCAAACTCGTGCTGCTTTTTCCTGAAACTAGCGGAAAACGAACCGAAACGTGAAATCGAGTGATCCGTTCGGTATGATCAAGGTAGACATGAAGGAGGAATTCGATGAATCGTCATGAGATGCTTGAGCTTGCCAAACAGATCCGCTCGGATGAGGATCGTCCTAAAGTCACGCCGCCTCATCCAGCACACGCTACAACGACTACGCTACAGGTGCCGACGTCCATCGGCGACGTGCGAGTTTTACTCCACTCGCCGATTGATGCAACTGAAACGTTACCTGGATTCATCAGTTTCCACGGTGGCGGTTTCATCACCGGAACGCCAGAGATGGACGAACCATGGAATCTGTTTCTCGCTGAGACCGCTAACTGTCATGTGCTCAATATCGAGTATCCGCTAGCCCCGGAGCATCCGTTTCCCGTTCCGGTCCACGTCACTTATGAAGTCGTCCAGTGGATTTTTAAGCAGTCCGAGACGCTTCATCTCGACCCTTCACGCATCGCGATCGGCGGTCATAGTGCCGGTGGCAATCTCGCGACTGCGATCTCTTTATGGAATGCCGAACAGGCAAGCCCCCTACCGCTCATCGCTCAAATCCTGGATTATCCTCCGCTTGATCTCGCGACGGATCCAGCGGATAAACCGTTCTTCGAGGAAGCGATACCGGCTGAGCAAGCGCGGCAGTTCAATGCGATGTACATTTCTCGTGCGGAGGACGCATACCACCACCTCGCTTCGCCTCTTTATGCAGCTCAACTCGAAGCGTTACCACAGACGCTTGTCCTGACAGCTGAGCATGACTCCCTCGCACAGGAAGCACGACAGTACGCGAAACGGCTTCATGCAGCAGGCGTCGCTGTCGAACACGAAGAGTTCGCGAGTCAAGCTCATGCCTTTACACATCACGGTGATGCAGACGTCGCGCTGAAGGCTTGGCAACGTATGGCGCATTACCTTAAATTGGTCTATCGTTCGTGATCAAAAAGAGACGTCTGAGCAGAGACGTCTCTTTTGTATGTTTGACCTACTTAACTGCTTACTCCGTGAGAAGCGATTCAATCGGACTATCCGGTGATTGCTGAATCAATCGCATGATCGTCTCTTCCGGTCGATCACTGACGATCCACATCACGTCTGCTCCTCTTTGATAGGCAAGACTCAACTGTTTTCCTTGTTTTTGAACATGGATTTGTAGCCCGTTGATGGTGCGCGTCCGTTTTCCGAATTGCGCTGGAACGTCCTCATTTTTTAATCGTGTCTCAATCACCGTATAATGACGATTCGTTACGAGGGTCGTCTTCATTCGTTTCTTGTTTCCTTCCCATGCTAGACTCCCTTCGATCATCTCACCTTTCGTTGATTGATCCCGAATGAAATCCATCGAACTGCTTAACATCCAGTTCGACTTTTTTTCGTAAATCATGAGCGTATCGTATCGTCCTATGAACACGCTTGCTAGCAGTAGATTAAAGTCACCAAGTCGAGCGTCCACTCGGAAGTCATCTTTTTTAAAGGTATAGGTGGATTTGTCACTCAAGTCATACTTAAACTGATGCTCGGCGGTCTGAGCCGCAGTCGGATAGGCGCCACTGTCATAGATGCTCGTTCCATCAACTTGAATCTTTTCCTTCACCTCGACATTATTTTCCGGCGTGCATCCGCTGATACAGAGGAGTCCCACCATTAAAAGAGGGATCGCTTTTTTATAATTGACTCGCTTCATAGCGTAAGCTCCTTCTTATTCATGTCTGTATATGTAACCTCGGATCGTCTCTCCATCCTTTTTCATTCACCCGTCGCTGAAAAATCGAATGACGATCCGTACCAACCTGAAAAGATGGTGTCGGTCGAATGACTCGATCCGTAAAGTCACTTGCTCCGTATGGAAGGTATAATTGGAACTTATCTCGTTTCGTCACACCGATTGCCGTGACCGTCTCAGGGAACTGTGCGATCGCATCTTGCGCTGATGCGTACGGTGGCAACTCGTTCACGAGATGCATCCGTGCTTGATTTTTGACCGACCATGGTAAATCTACCCATTTACATAACTGCCGCTCATGTCTTTTTTCCGTCGCTTCAGAAATATCCGAGGGGTCAAAATAGACGATATCGATGTCCGACTGTGCGTTTTGATCAATGCCCCAAATCTTCGAACGAAGGACACCGGCACAAATCCACCAATCCGGTAAATCGAGTCGTTCCACGATGGTCAGCATGAGCTGCACTTCTGCGTCCTCTCGTAATCGCTGTTCGATGTCAGCTTGATTCATTTTTTTCCTCCCTCCGACACAGCATGATGCTGAATGTGTATTTTCTTTAGTTTACCTCATTTCATCAATCCGGGAATCATTTCCTGACTTTTATCCCATTTTTTGTCTTATCGCTTGTTTCCATTCCTTGTAAATAGTATATTTTTTATAACTATTCTGACAATTCAACGAAAAGGAGTGTTTACATGCCACGTTCTCGTAAAACGATTCCTATCCTTGTGACGTCTCTTGCCCTGATTGGTAGTGCTGGTTGGTACTGGTCTTCACATCAGGATCAACCCGTCAACGTCTCATCGCAAACGAAATTAGCTGGTGTCAACGAAACAACCGAAGATCGTATCCAATCGATTCAAGAATTGATGAAGCAAGGAACTGTTAAAACGTATCCCGGTGATCCGGAATTAAAAAAGAAGTCATTTCGTGCTGAAGCGCTTTTAGCTTCTCCCCCAAAAGAATTGCAGCTAAAAGAAAAGACGGGTTACCGCTACGTAACAGTACCACTCGTCCTACATGATACAACTGAGACCGTGGGAGGATACAGCATCTACAAACCGAACTTGTTTGTTCTAAATGACGGTAAGGGCAACGAATATAAGATAGTCGACTATGTCAGCCATAATCCGAAGGCATGGCGAAACAGTCATCAGTATTATGCTCCGCAACGTGCTCAAATCGACCTCGTTTATCAAGTACCGGACAAATCGAAAACGTTCGTCTTACTCGCAGATTCCGACGCATTCCCGAAAACGCATGCAATTAAGATCGAGTTATGAACTGCCGCGCTTGCATGAATGTGTAAGCGCTTTTTACATAGGATGTTAAGAAAGGACGTGAAGAGCGTGCTACGATTCATTTGGAATTCTTGGTGGCGTAATAAAGAACGATTCATCCTCTTACTCGTCGGCGTACTTGTCGTCAGTACTGGACTGAGTTACTTGATTGGCACGACGCAAGCGAACAACGGTACGGTCGTCGACGAGTTGCAAAAACGCTGGAAATCCTCCTACGATATCGTTGTTCGTCCGCCGAACAGCCGGAGCGTGACGGAAGATCTCAAACTACTCGAACCGAACTATATGAGTGGTCTTGACGGTGGTATCACGATGAAACAATACAAAACGATTCAAGCCATTACGGATGTCGACGTCGCTGCTCCCATCGCGATGATTGGAAATCATGCGACATCAGCAAGCCTCGGGACGCATCGTTTTGATGATTACGGCGTCTATAAGTTGACGATCACGGACAAACAGAACACCGGACTGAACGTCGAAAAATATTCCTCCGTCAACTATATCGCTGCCGGTTGGACGCCAGATGAGAACGCCACCATATCCGGTGTCTCACCTGCTGCGCTCGGCGAAGAACCTTTGTTAGAGTTCGGGAGCGATACGATGATTGCCGGAATTGATCCTGAAGCAGAAGCTCGCTTGATCGGACTCGATGATGCGACGGTCA
This window of the Exiguobacterium acetylicum genome carries:
- a CDS encoding right-handed parallel beta-helix repeat-containing protein, which codes for MKGKWLVATVLLVGCTSTGDEAESTAKSLYVAPSGSDDNAGTLKHPFKTVRQATKKATAGTTVYLRKGTYREAMSVRSSGTKQQPITFRNYQDERVVLSGEKIKDRDDVLPIIKIKDRQYVTVQGLTIEAVQSKRADATPIGILVTGSGSHITLKNNTVRRIKTLATDGNAHGIAVYGTGAIRHLTVTGNLVEQNRLGASEALVLNGNVKDFRVTKNVLRDNDNIGIDLIGYEGIARSKKDDYVREGIVSENQVYRTSSYGNPAYGKEYNAAGIYVDGGKDLTIEKNLIEASDIGIEVTSEHAGRYAEDVIVRQNDLRRNVYTGIAIGGYDAKRGGTKRVRIEKNKLIGNDTKGLEGGQLLVQHDVRDNKIIGNTFNGSLSVAHYFKTSSGNQFEQNTFKDTKRFMWRDASYKTEQSFLKAVRKVE
- a CDS encoding histidine phosphatase family protein, translated to MPTLYITRHGETEWNLEKRMQGWEDSSLTEKGRQNARDLGHRLRDIPLDHLYISPIGRVQETVRMMNLDPSIPVTVDERLREMHMGTWEGRTAAEIEVAHPLAHATFWQTPHEYIPESGESFDEVRERILSFLERLADHEEDENIMIVTHGIFLNILLTHLHQKPFATLWDPPFIHGTSLTIVEYKDGEALIQLEADMSHVLVD
- a CDS encoding alpha/beta hydrolase; protein product: MNRHEMLELAKQIRSDEDRPKVTPPHPAHATTTTLQVPTSIGDVRVLLHSPIDATETLPGFISFHGGGFITGTPEMDEPWNLFLAETANCHVLNIEYPLAPEHPFPVPVHVTYEVVQWIFKQSETLHLDPSRIAIGGHSAGGNLATAISLWNAEQASPLPLIAQILDYPPLDLATDPADKPFFEEAIPAEQARQFNAMYISRAEDAYHHLASPLYAAQLEALPQTLVLTAEHDSLAQEARQYAKRLHAAGVAVEHEEFASQAHAFTHHGDADVALKAWQRMAHYLKLVYRS
- a CDS encoding nucleotidyltransferase family protein, which produces MNQADIEQRLREDAEVQLMLTIVERLDLPDWWICAGVLRSKIWGIDQNAQSDIDIVYFDPSDISEATEKRHERQLCKWVDLPWSVKNQARMHLVNELPPYASAQDAIAQFPETVTAIGVTKRDKFQLYLPYGASDFTDRVIRPTPSFQVGTDRHSIFQRRVNEKGWRDDPRLHIQT